The DNA region AGGAGAAAGTTTTTCCATAAACAACCTTGATACAGCGATATTTTTATTTCTTGCTATAGCCGGACTAAGCGTCGCTTTTTCTTACATGCCTATAGCGGCTGCAAAAGGCTACATCAAAATGCTTGTTTACTTTGGAGCATACCTGACTTTTTACAATTTTATTAAAAACCACCCGAAAAGAACGGTTTATCTGTTGGGGATTCTTGCTGCCATTGCTTCTTTAGAAGCTTTTTACTGCATTTATCAGCAAATTCATGGAGTAAATGCGCTTGCAGGATGGCAGGATGTAAGCAAAGCTAATCCTGAACAATTAATGAACAGGGTTTATGGGACTTTAAAACCATATAACCCAAATTTACTTGCAGGATACCTTATTGCTTCATTTTCTTCAGCAGCAGGCATGTTTTTCTACTTTTTAAATAAACGTACAATAAAATTAGCAGTTTTATCGGGAATTGGAACTTTTGCTATAATGCTTGCAATAGTTTTTACAGGTTCAAGAGGTGCTTATATATCTATAACAGGCATGTTAGCACTAATTATCGCAATTTCAGGGCATATTATATGGCATGACTACAGTGATAATAAATGGCTGAAAAACTTATGGCTGGGAATAATAACAGCGGGAGTTGCATTAGTAGTCCTCGCAATAGTTGCCTCTCCTTCATTACAACACAGAATAGCTTCAATTTTCGCAGCTCGAGCTGATTCCAGCAATTCCTTCAGAATGAATGTATGGATTGCAACATTTAAAATGTTTCTTGATAATTGGTTTATCGGCATCGGTTCAGGAAATACCGTTTTCAGATTAACTTATGGTTTTTATATGGTAACAGGATTTGATGCGCTTGGAGCTTATTGTGTTCCTCTTGAAATAGCGGCAGAAAGCGGAATTTTTGCACTACTGGCATTTATGTGGCTGATATTTATGATTGTCGCAAAAGGAATTAAAATAATTATTTCTAATACAACTGTTGAACAAAAAATAATTATTTCCTCCTGCCTGATTGGGATTATCGGAATAATGCTGCATGGACTGGTTGACACAATCTTTTTCAGACCGCAGGTTAATATAATTTTCTGGATGATTATAGCCGTTTTTGCAGCAAATATAAACTTGAATAAAATTGCGAAATAACTTGAAGTTTGAATATAAATTTTAAAGACAATTTTAAAAACATGTTATAATTTATGTAAAGAATTTTTGATTTGTTTATCAATTTATTTTATTTAGCTGTTTTAAATAATTAGTCAGATTATAAGAAGGTGCCAAAAATATGACAACAACCATTCTTGAAAAACCCGAAGCAGTTTTAACAGAAGTAAACAAAGAAGAATTATGTAAGAAACTTTGCTTAAATATTTTTGAAGGGCTTTTGGAAGGATACGAAGATTTAAAACAAAAAAATCCGGAACAGGCAATGCAGTTCGAATCAAAGATAAACGAATTAAAAAACGAGATGGGTCGACAAACAATTAATACATAAATATTTAAAATGAAATCAAAAAAAACAAAAATTATTTTAATAAATTTTGGCGGATTGGGAGATCAAATATTATTTTTCCCCACCATTAAAACAATAAAACTTGCTTATCCTGATTCGCATATAACTTTTGTTACGGAACCCAGAAGTGCTGCGGCTGAAAAGCTTACTGATTTAATTGATGAAACAATAATTTGCGATATCAAAGGTAAAAATACCTACAAAAATATCCTTGAATTTTTGCTGAAAGTTTGGGTAAGAAAGTTTGATATAGTTGTTTCTTCCGGCAGTTCTCAGCAGGTTGCTTTATTATTGTTTTTAACAGGAATTAAAAAGAAAATTGGCTATGATAGCGGGGCTTTGAGCAAAGTTTTATTAACAAAAACAGTTCCTTTAAATCAAAAACAATATGCAGGCGGAATGTATCATGATCTTGCAAAATCTCTTAATCCCAAAGCCATAGCCGAATTTCCCGAAATAAATGTTCCCGAAAAAATCATTAATGAAAAAAGAGATTTTATAAAAAATACTGACGCAAAAGTTATAATAATTCATCCGGGTGTGAGTAAATTAAGTATTCAAAAAAATATTTTAAAATTCTGGGATGTAAAAAACTGGACTGAATTAATAAAAAGATTACTCGATACAGGAAAATACAGGGTAATTCTTACGGGCGGGAAAGATGACGAAGAAGTTTCCATTGCGCTAAAAAAAGAACTCGGCGAAATTTTATCAGAAAACTTTTTGGATTTAACCAATAAAACAGCGAATATAATTGAACTGGCGGCAATAATTAAACTTGCTGATGCACTTGTGTGTGTTGATTCTGCCCCTATGCATATAGGAGTAGGGGTAAAAACCCCGACTGTTGCACTATTTGGTCCGACTGATGAATACAAGTTATTCCCTATGAACGACCCTAAATATATTGCAATAACTGCGGAAAATAATGAATGCAGACCATGCCTGTGGGACAAAAGAAAAGTTTCCTGCAAAAACACAATATG from bacterium includes:
- a CDS encoding O-antigen ligase family protein gives rise to the protein MCKTENFSKYYKTSFVGKLLKGLDITDESTLFKSAKESFIQQKLNQFFGFSQNVFSNLSENSLFVKNLDTIIFFFITLLMFSIIVAPTGIIGLLALLCFAFSFLKLCLGKGESFSINNLDTAIFLFLAIAGLSVAFSYMPIAAAKGYIKMLVYFGAYLTFYNFIKNHPKRTVYLLGILAAIASLEAFYCIYQQIHGVNALAGWQDVSKANPEQLMNRVYGTLKPYNPNLLAGYLIASFSSAAGMFFYFLNKRTIKLAVLSGIGTFAIMLAIVFTGSRGAYISITGMLALIIAISGHIIWHDYSDNKWLKNLWLGIITAGVALVVLAIVASPSLQHRIASIFAARADSSNSFRMNVWIATFKMFLDNWFIGIGSGNTVFRLTYGFYMVTGFDALGAYCVPLEIAAESGIFALLAFMWLIFMIVAKGIKIIISNTTVEQKIIISSCLIGIIGIMLHGLVDTIFFRPQVNIIFWMIIAVFAANINLNKIAK
- a CDS encoding glycosyltransferase family 9 protein, which translates into the protein MKSKKTKIILINFGGLGDQILFFPTIKTIKLAYPDSHITFVTEPRSAAAEKLTDLIDETIICDIKGKNTYKNILEFLLKVWVRKFDIVVSSGSSQQVALLLFLTGIKKKIGYDSGALSKVLLTKTVPLNQKQYAGGMYHDLAKSLNPKAIAEFPEINVPEKIINEKRDFIKNTDAKVIIIHPGVSKLSIQKNILKFWDVKNWTELIKRLLDTGKYRVILTGGKDDEEVSIALKKELGEILSENFLDLTNKTANIIELAAIIKLADALVCVDSAPMHIGVGVKTPTVALFGPTDEYKLFPMNDPKYIAITAENNECRPCLWDKRKVSCKNTICLDISVEKVFQAVEKTL